The Halopiger aswanensis region TGCAACAAGTCATCGATGAAGATGATCCATCAACGAAGTTGGATATCCTCTTCGAAGAAGCGACTGCCGAAATCTTTACAGAGATCTTCAATATTGATGGGACGGAGCTGTTAGGCCAGCAAGCAACCGGGATCGTCGCAGACGGGGAGATTGTGCAGGATGGCAGATGGCTTCTCTGGGACAATAAGCGCCGAACAAACAAATTCAAGCTGGATAGTAATACACAGAGTAAGATTAAGAACTACATTGACACAAAAAGCCAACAACACGATGTCGAGTGGTTCTTGATTATAGCGCCGGATTTCACAGAGCGGGCTAAACAAAATGCAAAGAAACTCGAGATGCAGGTCGGCGGTATTGACATTCGATTAGTAAAAGCAGCTGACTTCAAGCAGCTCGCGGAGTACTGGCAAGAAACGTATGGCAGAGATGATCAAGAGCTTCCACTATCCGTTTTCTACGGGTCTGAGGTCTTAGAGCTCGAGATTGCAAAAGAGGCCCTCAATAGAGAGTTTTCATAATTCCACTCATCTAATCGGATCTGCTATTCGAGTTTCTCACCACAATGAGGGCAGTATGTAGGTCCATCATCGTCGCCTGCTGCTGCCGCTTGTTCGATAAACCCGGATGCAAGAATCGACGCTGGGAGCGCGAATAGTCCGATCCCGAGTACTGCAACAATGGCACCAACGAACTTCCCTAGTGGTGTGATCGGATGGACATCCCCGTAGCCGACAGTCGTCAACGTGGCAACTCCCCACCAGAACGCTGCTGGGATCGACGAAAACGCCTCTGGTTGGTGCTGGTGCTCAATGTAGTACATTACACTTGAGGCGATGACAAGCAGGAGGCCGTTTGCGAACACAGCGATTACCAGCTTCTCCTTCTTCTGTCGAATTACTGCGCCGAATGCTTGCATTGCCGACGAGTACCGCGCGAGCTTCAGTAATCGAAATAACCGGACGAGTCGCAGTGCACGGAGGAATCGAAGCTCCCCTTGGACACCACCGATCGTCAAGTAAAACGGTAAAATCGCTAGTAGGTCAATGATCAATAATGGCCGTGACGCAAATTTGAGACGGCCTGTGATCGGCCCCTGGTACTCGGAGTCATCAACAGCAGACCAAATACGAGCGATATACTCGATAGAAAAGACAACCACTGAAAACAGTTCAAACCAATAGAAAAAGTCCGCATAGGCCGTGCCAAGCGCATCAACTGTCTCGAGAATGACCGCCGCAACGTTCGCGGCGATAAGCGACATGATGAACCAGTCGATATAGTGGCCGATTCGGCCGCCAGTCTTGGGATTGAAGAGTTCGTTAGTCTGGCGTCGGAGCCGTCCATATGGTCGCGTCGACATTCACGTTTGTGTGCCTTACCAATACAATACAATATATCCACCGACAATTGAGCTGTTCATGATCAATTTCGGACTTGTGGAGTGAGGAAAATGGGGTGCTGAATAACACGAATAGAACAGGTAGCAGTGATACTACTGCAATCAATGAGATAGAGCAGATAGATCAAATACAAGCTTTGTATCTGACTCGAGTATCCCGTTGATTCGAGTTTCTGAAAATCCCTGATGTCTAACCTCGATTCTCGCTGACTCGATCTCCTGTAAGTAACAGATCACCTCGATTCGTTTTTCCCTATCAACTAAGTGGTATGGATGGTTCGAGATGATATATGACTCTCCGTACCGACGGGAGGGGTAGTTCTCTACCGTCGCTCAACTCGACATTTTCTCACGAAGAGGTGTCGATGGGTCTCACTAGATGCGGGCTTCTCGTGGATAGAGCAGAGACACTTGCTCGGCTGTACGCTCGACATCGGGACTGGACGGTTGTCGAAGAGGAGTGGATCGAAGAGCGATTCGACGAACGAAGTACACGTGAGAGCTCAAAGGGTATCTACCGGGCACTCAGTTCGCGGTTCAAGACTGCCGGTAGTGAGCTGCCGTCTATCGTTCAACTGCCCTCCGTGTTAGACTTGTGTGAAACGGTACGCGACAAAGCGCAGGTGTTGTACTTCTATTTACTGGAGGACGATCCTCTTGTGAAGTATGCCGTTCACCGATACGTTGATCGGCTTCAGGAGTCCGGTGTCGACGGATTGGATTTCGAGCAGGAGACTATTGAGCGTCTTCTAAACGAGTTCCACTACGACGATGGGGGCGAGTTCGACTATGCAGAATCGACGACGCGTCGATGGGGAGAAGGGTTCCGGTCGGTGATGAGAGAGATCGGTGTTCTTGACACACAACAGGCCCTTCAAGGACAAATCCCCAACCTCGGAACGACGCCTCTACTCGTCGCGTCAGGCTACTCATGGGAGACCCACGGGGATGACTGGCTCTCCCAGCCGACCGGCTGGCTCTATCTCTTTCAGCCGGAACAGTACTGGGACTCCTTGGCCGAACGAGTGAGCGACGATCCGAACTGGGAAGCGAGCGGGATTCACGGTGAACTGAGATTCCAGCCAGTCGACGACGCATACGACTGGGCCGAACCATGGGAGGGCGAAGTATGACCGACGAGAGCTGGTTCGCTGCCGATGTTGGGAGCGATTTCGAGGAGTCCGTCCGCATTGACCGCGAGGATGACGGTCGCGATCATCGATTGGAATCGATCGACACCTACCACGTGACAGAGGAGTCCGAGGACTTCATGTCTGACTTCTTCTCGCGCCTGCTCGGCCGTTCTGAGGATATGCGGTCGGGGGCGAACTACTGGCTCTACGGATACTACGGGAGCGGAAAGAGTCACCTCCTTAGCGTACTCCGCGGGCTTCTGGATAGCGAATGGCTTCGACAGCGAGACGATGTCTGGGAACAGCTAACCGACGGTCGTGAACTAGACACGCTCGAGTCCACGTGGTCATCGATCCATGATGAATACGAGGTCATCCCGATCTCGGTGAACCTCCTAAAGCATCAGGGTCAGAAGAAACTGAGCTTCAGCGAGATCGTCCTCCGAAGCGCTCACACGTCGGAACGACTCACTGGTACGGAGGGAGGGCTCTCGTCGCAACTCGACGTTGCATTCTTCGAGGACTGGTACCGGACGACCGACGCGTGGGATGACCGGACTGCCAACACCCAAACGGCACTCCAGAGTACGGTTGACAGCCCCGAGAAGTACGACTGGGAGGACGTTCAGCAGTACAACGCTCTCGCAGACGCCGTTCTTCCCACACTCTTCAAGCAGGAGACCGGCACGGAGGATGGTCTAGACGACTTGATGCCGTCCGATCTCGACCCTCAAGCGATGGTCGAGCGCCTCGAACAGTTACGGAGCGATCGCGAAGAGGAACTCGGTCATCCGGTCAAGCTCGTGCTGTTGCTCGACGAGGTCAGTCTCTTCATCGGGACGGATTTCGACCGACTCACCGAGTTGCAGACGCTCGCAGAGAGCGTCGACGAGACTGGTGACGGCGACATCCAGCTGGTGGCAACAGCACAGGCCAAAATCGAGGACGTCCAGCCGCAGTTTGCGGCTCGCGGGGCCGACTTCAGCATCGTCAAGGATCGGTTCCCGCACCGGTTTGGCCTTCCGAGCCGACACGTCGGTGAAATCTCGACCCAACGGTTACTCAAAAAGTCGGAAGCCGGAAGGGAGGACACGGAACGCGTCCTCGACCGAACCAGCAATGAGCCTGAGACACTGCTCGTATACTCGGGCATCGAACAGAACACCGAACCCCCGCTCGACGACATCGACCGCGAGCACCTCGTCGAGTTCTATCCGTTCCTCCCGTATCAGCCACCGCTGTTCCTCGAAATCCTCTCGAACCTCCGGCAGGAAGCACATGATCCGGCGAAGTCGATCTTCTCGGGAACTGCGCGGGCTATTCTGGCTCTCGTTCACGGACTTCTCCAAGAGTGGATAGAGGCCGGCGAAGAGGCCCACGTAATCTCGCTGGTCGACTTCTACGATCTCATCGAACCGGAGCTCGATGACATTACGCCACAGGACGTGGGTGTCATCGAGGAGATCGAGGAACAACACGAGGCAGGGGAACTGGAGGAGATCGACGTGGATGTCGCGAAGGCCGTGCTCCTCCTCCAACACATCCCGGACACCATTCCGATGTCTGAGCGGAACCTCGCAGTCGCCGTGTTGAGCGACCTCGACGGCCCGACTCAGTTCCAGATGGAGAACCGCGTCGAGGACTCGCTTCAACGGCTCCGGAAGTTCATCCGACCGACACACGACGAAACCGGGCCGAAGTACGCGTTCACTCATCCGGAAGAGCGCGAGATCATCGAAGCCTCTGAGCAAAACCTCGACAACCCGGACTGGCAGTCCATCATCGAAGCCGTAGACGGGTATCTCTGGGAGGACATCGTGCGCGACCTTTCACTTCCGACGTCGGCCGAGTATGGAGATACCGGCGAACAGTATCCTGTACGGTACGAATTCAGTATTGACGGAATCGAACTTGATACGACGGTTGATGAAGAGGACGCCCTCGATGTCGAGGTCGCTGTCGAAGGGATTTCTCCCGCTACAGCAGACATCGACTACGACGGCGATCCGCTCGAATGGACGATCGGACAGGACGGACTCGACGATCTCCGAGATAGCCTTATCGAGTGGTGGTCTCTCAGAGATCCAGTCGGAGACCACACGCTTCCACAGTCCGTCGAGCGTGATCTTTCAGATCGGGCAACTCGCGTCCAGAGCAAACTTGTCGAGGCGCTCAAGAGCGGGACGTTCGATGTCAAGGACCGCGGCGATCAGATCGGGGGCATGGTCTCGGGAGTCGAAGAGTATCTCGACGTCAACTACCCCGACGACTTCCACCCCGTAATGCTGCAGGTAAGCGACGAGCACTTACAGGAACTCCGAGGACTCTCCGCACAAGATCCGCTACCCACGTGGGCCCAGCAGATCGATGTTGCGACGGAAGACCCAGAAACGCACGGTGGTTCGATCCAGAACAACGTGCGCGCCTTCACTGGCCGACAGTTGAAGCAACGTGGCGGGAACCTCGCGATGGCCACGATCCTCGACGGAATCGTCAAAAAGAAGCCGATCTATGAGGACGCTCGCCCCGCACTGTGTGCGATTATCTGGGGCCTCTGCCGGAAGGGTGACTTCCTGCCCGTTGACGAGACGGGAGACTCCCTCGAACTCGACGCCGTCATCGATCTGAACAAACTGACGACGACGCGTCTCAAGATCGCGGGGAGTGGCGGTGTGCGAGGCATTCTTCGCGAGGGTGGGTTCATCGACTCGACGGAGACTATTCCGGACGGAATCGTCAGGCTCCAGTCCGCGAACGACACACTCGCGGGTCGACTCGGTAGTCTCGTGGAAGACGTCAGGCTGGTCGTCGAGAGTGACATCCAAACGCCAACCGTTCGCAACCTCCTCGAGTCGTTCGTGGAGGCGCTCGAAGCCGAGCAACAGAGCGCGATCGACCGAAGAGAGGCCGTTAAATCACGCGACACCGACTGGGAGGAAGTTGTTGAAGCAACCAACGAGGCCCGGGAATGGTATGACGATGCCGAGGAAGTGTGGAGCTTGCGACTTCCCGCGCTCACACGAATCGATGCGCAGCTAACTCTCGCCCAGCAGTCGTACGACTGGCTGACCGAGGAGTGCGAAACGGCCAGCCAGACGCTTCGCGAGAGCATCGACGGCTACGAGGGCGAATGGTGGACACACGATGGCTGGGATCGATTCAACGACGCCCAAACCACCTCACCGGCACTCGACGATGCGATTGAGACGGCGTGGGATTCGTTCCAAGAGGAAACCGAGATCAACGCATTCGTCGACGAGTTACAGGAGCATCCGTGGATCCTTCCCGCAAGCGAGTTTGGGTCGAACGTTCGGCCGGCCTTCGAGAGCAAATACATTACACCGCTCCGTCGCGCCGCATCGTGGTACGAGGACGTCTCAAATGCGGTGTCGACGGTGACTGGTGGAACGACCAACACCGAGGCTGACGACTTCATTCGAGCGACGAACACACTGCTAGACAGCGAACCCCTCGCTGTGGTTGCCGGTAGCGACATCGACGAATTACGAGATACGTTCGAGGAGCTACAGACACTCGTTGGAGATCAATCTCCCACAGACATCACGGCAATTGGAGTTCTCCCGTCGGATCGGGAATCACTGGACTCCGAACTGGAACGGCTCGTCGAACACCATGACATCAGTATCGAGCGGACTGAGACGGGGGTAATCATCCGATGACGACCAAACGTCCCTTCCACGACTTCACAGAACGGCTCGCACAGTTCGCCGACGGGCGACGCGGCATCCGAAACCCGTTCGTGATCGTTCCCGTCCAGCCAAAATACGAGCGACGGGTCGCCGAACGACTCACCGAGTGGGCAGCGAACCCGCATCGTACCGAGGACTTCCCGGATGACGGAACCGTTCAAGTCCTCCGGCTGGACGAGCTGTTCGTCGAAACCGATGTCTTCGAACTAGCGGTCGATCTTGGCGAGAACAATCAACCAGCGACGATCACCGAAACGATGCAAGACCGATTAGCGGAAGAACTCGTCGCGGTTATGGTCGAGAAAATCGAGGCGCCAGCTCAGCAGCGACACGTCGTCCTCCTCACGCATCTTGGGAGCCTCTACCCGTTCACGCGTGCCTCGGAACTCCTCGACGAACTCGATCGTCGCAACGTCCAGTCTACGATCGGCATTCCGTTCCCCGGAGACATCGTCGGTGGGAAACTGAGCTTCTTCGGCGAGGAATCACGCAACTACTACCCGGCCCACCAGATCGAGGGCCGAATTGAGGGGGTGCATCTCCAATGAGTGAAACACACATTCACGACATCTTCCAGCAGTCACCGACCCGCGAACTCGAGGAAGTTCAGAAGGTCAATGCCCGAGCGCAAGCTGAAAACGACGTCCGCGAGTTCTACGAGACTGATAGCGCACGCGACGTGCTCACTACACTCGGGAACCTTGTCGATAAGTATCCACACGAGGAACCGCGCTTCCTCTACATCTCCGCGACGTTTGGGTCAGGGAAGACACACCTTCTGAAACTCATCGGGTTCGCTGCCGACACCGAATCGGAGTTTGCCGATCTCGGCGAAGAGCTGGCGAACAGATGGCCGGGCTTCCAGTCATTCCGACAGAGCGTCGCGAACTCTCACGTCGACCGGCTGAAACCCGTCTTCCTGAACCTCCTCAACCGGGACGCATCACAGGAACCGCCGCTCCCGTACCTCATCTACGAGGCGATCGGCCGCGAACTCGGGTATCCGACCGATCCAAATTGGCTGCTCGAGTGGACGTGGCAGCTCGATATGAACCATGGGGACTGCTGGGAGCGACTACAGGAAGTCGAGTACGACGGACAGACGTTCGAGGATGTGTACGAAGAACGGGCGTCGCTACGGAGCTGGCTCTACGAAGCTGTTCCGACCCTCGAGGACTCACCGTTCTCGTCTCGGGAGGAGGTCAAGCAGTCGATCGACAACGCCATTGAGGAGGTCGACCCCGACGAGTTTGACCCGGACGAACTTGTCGACCGCGTCGAAGCGGCTCAAGAGTCGCTGAGCACGCCGGAGACCAAGACGGAGTTGCTGATCGGGCTCGACGAGGTGGCGCTGTTCATCGGCGATGGCCGCCATCGCTACAGAGAGTTCCAAGAGACGATGGAAGCGCTGACAGAGTTGGGTGTCGGGCCCAACCCGCCGGTCATCGGGACTGGACAGTATCCGATCGGGCGTATCCACGGCGAGTTCGACGATACGGAAGTTACGGAGCAACCGTGGTACGGTGCTCAAGAACCGCTCGAGGGAGCCGACACCGAGATCATCGTCCGGAAGC contains the following coding sequences:
- a CDS encoding potassium channel family protein; the encoded protein is MSTRPYGRLRRQTNELFNPKTGGRIGHYIDWFIMSLIAANVAAVILETVDALGTAYADFFYWFELFSVVVFSIEYIARIWSAVDDSEYQGPITGRLKFASRPLLIIDLLAILPFYLTIGGVQGELRFLRALRLVRLFRLLKLARYSSAMQAFGAVIRQKKEKLVIAVFANGLLLVIASSVMYYIEHQHQPEAFSSIPAAFWWGVATLTTVGYGDVHPITPLGKFVGAIVAVLGIGLFALPASILASGFIEQAAAAGDDDGPTYCPHCGEKLE
- a CDS encoding BrxA family protein, which gives rise to MTLRTDGRGSSLPSLNSTFSHEEVSMGLTRCGLLVDRAETLARLYARHRDWTVVEEEWIEERFDERSTRESSKGIYRALSSRFKTAGSELPSIVQLPSVLDLCETVRDKAQVLYFYLLEDDPLVKYAVHRYVDRLQESGVDGLDFEQETIERLLNEFHYDDGGEFDYAESTTRRWGEGFRSVMREIGVLDTQQALQGQIPNLGTTPLLVASGYSWETHGDDWLSQPTGWLYLFQPEQYWDSLAERVSDDPNWEASGIHGELRFQPVDDAYDWAEPWEGEV
- a CDS encoding BREX protein BrxB domain-containing protein; translated protein: MTTKRPFHDFTERLAQFADGRRGIRNPFVIVPVQPKYERRVAERLTEWAANPHRTEDFPDDGTVQVLRLDELFVETDVFELAVDLGENNQPATITETMQDRLAEELVAVMVEKIEAPAQQRHVVLLTHLGSLYPFTRASELLDELDRRNVQSTIGIPFPGDIVGGKLSFFGEESRNYYPAHQIEGRIEGVHLQ